One segment of Bradyrhizobium sp. WD16 DNA contains the following:
- a CDS encoding TfoX/Sxy family protein, which yields MDRDFLIDLFAEFGPVSIRRMFSGYGISADGTNFALALRGGLYLRADDASIPDFEQEGCTPFAYQTRAKTVTVRSYWQLPERLYDDPGELARWARTAMAAAERAALAKPRKPRSRSGASGAERAGATASSRAKSTASKASPKSRKATRPGRTARAKPAAKRRRKTSRR from the coding sequence ATGGACCGCGACTTCCTTATCGACCTGTTTGCCGAATTCGGACCCGTGAGCATCCGCCGGATGTTCAGCGGCTACGGCATTTCCGCGGACGGGACGAACTTCGCGCTGGCGCTGCGCGGCGGCCTCTATCTGCGCGCCGACGACGCCAGCATTCCCGATTTCGAACAGGAGGGCTGCACGCCCTTCGCCTATCAGACCCGGGCCAAGACCGTGACGGTGCGCTCCTATTGGCAATTGCCGGAGCGGCTCTATGACGATCCGGGTGAGCTTGCGCGATGGGCACGCACCGCGATGGCGGCTGCCGAACGCGCGGCGCTGGCCAAGCCCCGCAAGCCGCGGTCGCGCAGCGGCGCGTCCGGCGCGGAGCGGGCCGGGGCTACGGCATCGTCGCGCGCGAAGTCGACGGCGAGCAAGGCATCACCGAAATCCAGGAAAGCGACCAGGCCAGGTCGGACGGCACGCGCCAAGCCGGCGGCGAAACGCCGACGGAAAACGTCGCGGCGCTGA
- a CDS encoding iron-sulfur cluster assembly accessory protein has product MTNMIPNSGPSGRPAPRPRPQVMRLTEAAAARVRELASRAGSEIVGLRVGVKNGGCAGMSYTVEYADDIKPTDEVVEDKGVRILVDPKAVLFLLGTEMDFKVDKLSAQFVFNNPNQTGACGCGESVQLTPAKLPA; this is encoded by the coding sequence ATGACCAATATGATTCCGAATTCTGGACCTTCCGGACGACCGGCACCGCGCCCGCGGCCCCAGGTGATGCGCCTGACCGAGGCTGCCGCCGCGCGGGTGCGCGAGCTTGCCTCCCGAGCCGGTTCGGAGATCGTCGGGCTGCGCGTCGGGGTCAAGAACGGCGGTTGCGCCGGCATGTCCTACACCGTCGAATACGCCGACGACATCAAGCCGACCGACGAGGTCGTCGAGGACAAGGGCGTGCGCATCCTGGTCGATCCCAAGGCGGTGCTCTTCCTGCTCGGCACGGAGATGGACTTCAAGGTGGACAAGTTGTCCGCCCAGTTCGTCTTCAACAATCCGAACCAGACCGGCGCCTGCGGCTGCGGCGAATCCGTCCAGCTCACGCCGGCCAAATTGCCGGCCTGA
- a CDS encoding SUF system Fe-S cluster assembly protein, which produces MNDAGQVLDTVTAPTAAPNHVDTTSVLPPEETERLGRDIVAALKTVYDPEIPADIYELGLIYKVDIGDDRAVGVEMTLTTPNCPAAAELPTMVENAVASVPGVGAVNVSIVWEPAWSPERMSDEARLVLNMW; this is translated from the coding sequence ATGAATGACGCGGGTCAGGTCCTCGATACGGTGACGGCGCCCACGGCGGCGCCCAACCACGTCGACACCACCTCAGTGCTGCCGCCGGAGGAAACCGAGCGGCTGGGGCGGGACATCGTGGCGGCGCTGAAGACGGTCTACGATCCGGAGATCCCGGCCGACATCTACGAGCTTGGCCTGATCTACAAGGTCGATATCGGCGACGACCGCGCGGTCGGCGTCGAGATGACCCTGACGACGCCGAACTGCCCGGCGGCGGCCGAACTGCCGACCATGGTGGAGAATGCCGTCGCCAGCGTGCCCGGGGTGGGCGCGGTGAACGTGAGTATCGTCTGGGAACCGGCCTGGTCGCCCGAGCGGATGTCCGACGAGGCCAGGCTCGTTCTCAACATGTGGTGA
- a CDS encoding cysteine desulfurase has protein sequence MHPAVANGSYDVSRLRADFPALALKVYGKPLVYLDNAASAQKPQAVLERMTRAYTTEYANVHRGLHYLANAATEGYEGGRERVARFLNARRNEEIVFTRNATEAINLVASSYGAPNIGEGDEIVLSIMEHHSNIVPWHFLRERQRAVIKWAPVDDDGNFLLDEFAKLLSSRTKLVAITQMSNLLGTIVPVKEVVRLAHDRGIPVLVDGSQAAVHLAIDVQDLDADFYVFTGHKVYGPTGIGVLYGKHELLAAMRPYNGGGEMIREVTRDWVTYGEPPHRFEAGTPPIVEAIGLGAAIDYVNSIGKDRIAAHERELTRYAHGRLGEINSLRIIGNAREKGSVVSFEMKGAHPHDIATIIDRSGIAVRAGTHCAMPLLERFQVTATCRASFAMYNTREEIDALAQALIKAQDMFA, from the coding sequence ATGCACCCAGCTGTCGCCAACGGATCCTACGATGTATCGCGGCTGCGCGCCGACTTTCCGGCGCTGGCGCTGAAGGTCTACGGCAAGCCGCTCGTCTATCTCGATAATGCGGCCTCGGCGCAGAAGCCGCAGGCCGTGCTCGAGCGTATGACGAGGGCCTACACGACCGAATATGCCAATGTGCATCGCGGCCTGCACTACCTCGCCAACGCCGCGACCGAGGGCTACGAGGGCGGCCGCGAGCGCGTCGCGCGCTTTCTCAATGCGCGACGCAACGAGGAGATCGTCTTCACGCGCAACGCCACCGAGGCCATCAATCTGGTGGCCTCGTCATACGGCGCGCCGAATATCGGCGAGGGCGACGAGATCGTGCTCTCGATCATGGAGCACCACTCCAACATCGTGCCCTGGCATTTCCTGCGCGAGCGCCAGCGCGCGGTGATCAAGTGGGCGCCGGTCGACGACGACGGCAATTTCCTGCTCGACGAGTTCGCAAAGCTGCTGTCGTCGCGGACCAAGCTCGTCGCCATCACCCAGATGTCCAACTTGCTCGGGACCATCGTTCCGGTCAAAGAGGTGGTCCGTCTCGCCCATGACCGCGGCATTCCGGTGCTGGTGGACGGCAGCCAGGCCGCCGTGCATCTTGCGATCGACGTTCAGGATCTCGACGCCGACTTCTACGTCTTCACCGGCCACAAGGTCTACGGTCCGACCGGCATCGGCGTGCTCTACGGCAAGCATGAGCTGCTTGCCGCCATGCGCCCCTACAACGGCGGCGGCGAAATGATCCGCGAGGTGACCCGTGACTGGGTGACCTATGGCGAACCGCCGCATCGTTTCGAGGCCGGCACGCCGCCGATCGTCGAGGCGATCGGGCTCGGTGCCGCGATCGATTACGTCAATTCCATCGGCAAGGACCGAATCGCCGCCCACGAGCGCGAACTGACGCGCTATGCCCATGGACGGCTCGGCGAGATCAATTCGCTGCGCATCATCGGCAACGCCAGGGAGAAGGGCAGCGTCGTCTCGTTCGAGATGAAGGGCGCCCATCCCCACGATATCGCCACCATCATCGACCGGTCCGGCATTGCGGTGCGCGCCGGAACCCACTGCGCGATGCCGCTTCTGGAACGTTTCCAGGTGACGGCCACCTGCCGGGCGTCGTTTGCCATGTATAATACCCGTGAAGAAATCGATGCCCTCGCGCAGGCTTTGATCAAGGCACAGGACATGTTTGCATGA
- the sufD gene encoding Fe-S cluster assembly protein SufD, translating into MSVAVLKPKDNPLDAIYAAARDRLPGTAAVADARSEAFANFARQGLPHRRIEDWKYTDLRAQLGTVAPLAAAPQRAAREAAAAALAVHEVVAGALRLVLVDGAFVPELSDVARLPAGVSMQPLCAALDSDAGTDLLANRSPDPMQALNAALATDGVLVEIAGGTELRQPVHLVHVATRVGTAAYSRSRLVLGNGVRATLVESYVAAAGAANYQTSDMVTIAIGDGAELQHIRLMEEARDAIHIAGAVFTLGAKARLNSFNLTIGGRLSRYQTTVTFAGDGSDVLTNGVTLLGGRRHGDTTLLVDHAVPGCTSRENFRAVLDAQGHAVFQGRIVVRPKAQKTDGKMMTRGLLLSDEAEIDNKPELEIFADDVSCGHGATAGALDESLLFYLRARGLPEADAQALLIEAFVGEAIETIADDDLREVVVAAAKRWLKERG; encoded by the coding sequence ATGAGCGTCGCCGTTCTCAAGCCCAAGGACAATCCGCTGGACGCGATCTACGCCGCGGCGCGCGACCGTTTGCCTGGAACCGCCGCGGTCGCCGATGCGCGATCCGAGGCTTTCGCGAATTTTGCGCGGCAGGGGCTGCCCCATCGCCGCATCGAGGACTGGAAGTATACCGACCTGCGCGCCCAACTCGGCACCGTGGCGCCGCTCGCCGCCGCTCCCCAGCGCGCCGCCCGAGAGGCGGCTGCCGCGGCGCTCGCGGTCCATGAGGTGGTTGCCGGTGCGCTGAGGCTCGTCCTGGTGGACGGCGCCTTCGTGCCCGAGCTCTCCGATGTCGCCCGCCTGCCGGCCGGCGTGTCGATGCAGCCGCTCTGCGCCGCGCTCGACAGCGATGCCGGCACCGATCTGCTGGCCAATCGCTCGCCGGACCCGATGCAGGCGCTCAATGCGGCGCTGGCCACCGACGGCGTCCTCGTCGAGATCGCCGGCGGGACCGAGCTGAGGCAGCCGGTCCATCTCGTCCACGTCGCGACCCGCGTCGGCACCGCGGCCTACAGCCGTTCCCGCCTCGTGCTCGGCAATGGCGTGCGAGCCACGCTGGTCGAAAGCTACGTCGCCGCGGCGGGTGCGGCGAACTACCAGACCTCCGACATGGTCACGATCGCCATCGGCGACGGCGCCGAGCTGCAGCACATCCGGCTGATGGAGGAGGCGCGCGATGCGATCCATATCGCCGGCGCGGTCTTCACCCTCGGCGCCAAGGCGCGCCTCAACAGTTTCAATCTCACCATTGGCGGCCGCCTCAGCCGCTATCAGACGACCGTCACCTTCGCCGGCGATGGCAGCGATGTCCTGACCAACGGTGTCACGTTGCTGGGCGGTCGCCGTCACGGCGACACCACGCTGCTGGTCGATCATGCGGTGCCCGGCTGCACCAGCCGCGAGAACTTCCGCGCGGTGCTCGACGCCCAGGGCCATGCCGTGTTCCAGGGCCGCATCGTGGTGCGGCCGAAGGCGCAGAAGACCGACGGCAAGATGATGACGCGCGGCCTGCTGCTCTCGGACGAGGCCGAAATCGACAACAAGCCCGAGCTCGAGATCTTCGCCGACGACGTCAGCTGCGGCCACGGCGCCACCGCCGGGGCGCTGGACGAGAGCCTGCTGTTCTACCTGCGCGCCCGTGGCCTGCCCGAGGCCGACGCCCAGGCGCTACTGATCGAGGCTTTCGTCGGCGAAGCCATCGAGACGATCGCCGACGACGATCTGCGCGAGGTTGTCGTCGCCGCCGCGAAGCGCTGGCTGAAGGAGCGTGGCTGA
- the sufC gene encoding Fe-S cluster assembly ATPase SufC, whose translation MALLEVKNLKVRVEEREILHGLSLAVNAGEVHAIMGPNGSGKSTLSHVIAGKPGYEVTDGEILFKGEDLLAMAPDERAAKGVFLAFQYPVEIPGVATMTFLRTALNAQRKARGEGEYSTPDFLKKVREVSARLGIPQDMLRRGVNVGFSGGEKKRNEVLQMALFEPSLCILDEMDSGLDIDALRIAADGVNALRSAERAMIVITHYQRLLDYIIPDVVHVMSRGRVVKSGGKELALELEASGYAQFEDAAA comes from the coding sequence ATGGCGTTGTTGGAAGTCAAGAACCTGAAGGTCCGCGTCGAAGAGCGTGAGATCCTCCACGGCCTGTCGCTCGCGGTGAATGCCGGCGAGGTGCATGCGATCATGGGACCGAACGGCTCCGGCAAGTCGACGCTGAGCCACGTCATCGCCGGCAAGCCGGGCTACGAGGTCACCGACGGCGAAATCCTGTTCAAGGGCGAGGACCTGCTCGCCATGGCGCCGGACGAGCGCGCCGCCAAGGGCGTCTTCCTCGCCTTCCAATATCCGGTCGAAATCCCCGGCGTCGCCACCATGACCTTCCTGCGCACGGCGCTCAACGCCCAGCGCAAGGCGCGCGGCGAGGGCGAATATTCGACTCCCGACTTCCTCAAGAAGGTGCGCGAGGTCTCGGCGCGGCTCGGCATTCCCCAGGACATGCTGCGCCGGGGCGTCAATGTCGGCTTCTCCGGCGGCGAGAAGAAGCGCAACGAAGTGCTGCAGATGGCGCTGTTCGAGCCCAGCCTGTGCATCCTCGACGAGATGGATTCAGGCCTCGACATCGACGCGCTGCGGATCGCTGCCGACGGCGTCAACGCGTTGCGCTCGGCCGAACGGGCGATGATCGTGATCACCCACTATCAGCGCCTGCTCGATTACATCATCCCGGATGTGGTGCACGTGATGTCGCGGGGCCGCGTCGTGAAGAGCGGCGGCAAGGAGCTCGCCCTCGAGCTCGAGGCCAGCGGCTACGCCCAGTTCGAAGACGCGGCGGCGTGA
- the sufB gene encoding Fe-S cluster assembly protein SufB, producing the protein MAAVQETVDRVRQIDVDQYRYGFETAIESEKAPKGLSEDTIRFISSKKGEPAWMLEWRLEAYRRWLTMTEPTWARVDYPRIDYQDLYYYSAPKQKKLASLDEVDPEILATYDKLGIPLREQEMLAGVERPEGERRIAVDAVFDSVSVATTFKAELKKAGVIFMPISEALREHPELVRKYLGSVVPTSDNFFATLNSAVFSDGSFVYVPEGVRCPMELSTYFRINERNTGQFERTLIIADKGSYVSYLEGCTAPQRDENQLHAAVVELVALDDAEIKYSTVQNWYPGNAEGKGGIYNFVTKRGDCRGRNSKISWTQVETGSAITWKYPSCILRGDNSRGEFYSIAISNGYQQVDSGTKMIHLGNNTTSRIISKGIAAGRSQNTYRGLVSAHRKARGTRNFTACDSLLIGDECGAHTVPYIEARNASALFEHEATTSKISEDMLFYCVQRGLSQEEAVALVVNGFVKDVLQQLPMEFAVEAQKLISISLEGSVG; encoded by the coding sequence ATGGCAGCCGTACAGGAGACGGTCGATCGGGTTCGCCAGATCGACGTCGATCAATATCGCTATGGGTTCGAGACAGCGATCGAATCCGAAAAGGCCCCCAAGGGTCTGTCCGAAGACACCATTCGCTTCATCTCGTCCAAGAAGGGCGAGCCGGCCTGGATGCTGGAATGGCGGCTCGAGGCCTATCGCCGCTGGCTGACCATGACCGAGCCGACCTGGGCGCGGGTCGATTATCCCAGGATCGACTACCAGGATCTCTATTACTACTCCGCCCCCAAGCAGAAGAAGCTCGCCTCGCTCGACGAGGTCGATCCGGAGATTCTGGCGACCTACGACAAGCTCGGCATTCCGCTGCGCGAGCAGGAGATGCTGGCCGGGGTCGAGCGGCCCGAAGGCGAGCGCAGGATCGCGGTCGACGCGGTGTTCGATTCGGTCTCGGTCGCCACCACCTTCAAGGCCGAGCTGAAGAAGGCCGGCGTCATCTTCATGCCGATCTCGGAAGCGCTGCGCGAGCATCCCGAGCTGGTGCGCAAGTATCTCGGCAGCGTCGTGCCGACCTCCGACAACTTCTTCGCCACGCTCAATTCGGCGGTGTTCTCCGACGGCTCCTTCGTCTACGTCCCCGAGGGCGTGCGCTGCCCGATGGAGCTGTCGACCTATTTCCGCATCAACGAGCGCAACACCGGCCAGTTCGAGCGCACCCTGATCATCGCCGACAAGGGCTCCTATGTGAGCTATCTCGAAGGCTGCACCGCGCCGCAGCGCGACGAGAACCAGCTCCACGCCGCGGTGGTCGAGCTGGTGGCGCTGGACGACGCCGAGATCAAGTATTCGACGGTGCAGAACTGGTACCCCGGCAACGCCGAGGGCAAGGGCGGCATCTACAATTTCGTCACCAAGCGCGGCGACTGCCGCGGCCGCAATTCCAAGATCTCCTGGACCCAGGTCGAGACCGGCTCGGCGATCACCTGGAAATATCCCAGCTGCATCCTGCGCGGCGACAATTCGCGGGGCGAGTTCTACTCGATCGCGATCTCCAACGGCTACCAGCAGGTCGATTCCGGCACCAAGATGATCCATCTCGGCAACAACACCACGAGCCGGATCATCTCCAAGGGCATCGCCGCGGGCAGGTCGCAGAACACCTATCGCGGCCTCGTCAGCGCCCATCGCAAGGCGAGGGGCACGCGCAACTTCACCGCCTGCGATTCGCTGCTGATCGGCGACGAATGCGGCGCGCACACCGTGCCCTACATCGAGGCCAGGAACGCCTCGGCGCTGTTCGAGCACGAGGCGACGACCTCGAAGATCTCCGAGGACATGCTGTTCTACTGCGTCCAGCGCGGGCTGTCGCAGGAGGAGGCGGTGGCGCTGGTGGTCAACGGCTTCGTCAAGGACGTGCTGCAGCAGCTGCCGATGGAATTCGCGGTCGAGGCCCAGAAGCTGATCTCGATCTCGCTGGAAGGAAGCGTGGGCTGA
- a CDS encoding cysteine desulfurase family protein, with the protein MKQPRIYLDWNATTPLRHEARSAIVAALEVTGNPSSIHTEGRKARRLVTEARAAVAAALGADARDVIFTSGGTEANVTALAPGLRRGAGAAVERLMVSAIEHVSVLAGGLFPADRITRIRVRRDGVVDLDDLAERLNEGPPALVSLMVANNETGAIQPVAAAAELVHRAGGLLHADAIQAFGRIPLSLKELKADLVTVSGHKIGGPKGVGAVVTAGEVIWPRPLIAGGGQEQNRRAGTENVAGIAGFGAAVAAAMAAQEVEAKQLACLRDRLERGLRQYPRLEVFSGEVERLPNTSLIGVPGLRAETAVIAFDLAGVAVSSGSACSSGKVTRSHVLSAMGVPDNLAEGAIRFSLGWDITEADVDLALEAWRTVSGALAKE; encoded by the coding sequence ATGAAGCAGCCGCGGATCTATCTCGACTGGAACGCCACCACACCGCTGCGCCATGAGGCGCGGAGCGCCATTGTCGCGGCGCTGGAGGTGACCGGCAATCCGTCGTCGATCCATACCGAGGGGCGGAAGGCGCGGCGCCTCGTCACCGAGGCGCGGGCGGCGGTCGCCGCGGCGCTCGGCGCCGATGCGCGTGATGTCATTTTCACCTCGGGCGGCACCGAAGCCAATGTGACGGCGCTCGCCCCGGGCTTGCGCCGCGGCGCCGGGGCGGCGGTGGAGCGACTGATGGTGTCGGCCATCGAGCACGTCTCCGTGCTGGCCGGCGGGCTGTTTCCCGCCGATCGGATCACCAGGATCCGGGTGCGCCGGGACGGGGTGGTCGATCTCGACGATCTCGCCGAAAGGCTCAACGAGGGGCCGCCGGCGCTGGTGTCGCTGATGGTGGCCAATAACGAGACGGGGGCGATCCAGCCGGTTGCCGCCGCCGCCGAACTGGTCCATCGAGCCGGCGGTCTGCTGCATGCCGACGCGATCCAGGCGTTCGGGAGAATTCCGTTATCTCTCAAAGAGCTGAAGGCGGATCTTGTGACCGTATCTGGACATAAGATCGGCGGCCCGAAGGGGGTTGGGGCGGTTGTCACTGCCGGTGAGGTGATCTGGCCGCGGCCATTGATCGCCGGCGGCGGCCAGGAGCAGAACCGGCGGGCCGGCACCGAAAACGTTGCCGGCATCGCCGGCTTCGGCGCCGCGGTGGCGGCGGCGATGGCGGCCCAGGAGGTTGAGGCAAAGCAGTTGGCCTGCCTGCGCGACCGCCTTGAGCGGGGGCTGCGTCAGTATCCTCGGTTGGAGGTCTTCTCCGGGGAGGTCGAGCGGTTGCCAAATACCTCTCTGATCGGTGTGCCGGGGCTCAGGGCTGAAACCGCGGTGATTGCGTTCGACCTCGCCGGGGTGGCGGTGTCGTCCGGCTCAGCCTGTTCCTCAGGGAAGGTCACGCGGTCCCATGTGCTGTCCGCCATGGGCGTGCCCGACAACCTCGCCGAGGGTGCCATTCGGTTCAGTCTTGGCTGGGATATCACGGAAGCGGACGTCGATCTCGCCCTCGAGGCTTGGAGAACCGTCAGCGGCGCATTAGCTAAGGAATGA
- a CDS encoding alpha/beta hydrolase, whose amino-acid sequence MPEVIFTGPAGRLEGRYHPAKQKNAPIAMVLHPHPQFHGTMNHQIVYQIYYSFVARGFSVLRFNFRGVGRSQGSFDHGVGELSDAAAALDWAQTINPEARACWVAGVAFGAWIGMQLLMRRPEVEGFISIAPPANLYDFSFLAPCPSSGLIVHGDKDIVVPQKDVNTLVDKLKTQKGIVIDHQVIPGANHFFDGKLEPLMESVTSYLDMRLANVR is encoded by the coding sequence ATGCCTGAAGTGATTTTCACCGGTCCTGCTGGCCGGCTCGAAGGCCGCTACCACCCGGCCAAGCAAAAGAACGCGCCGATCGCGATGGTGCTGCACCCGCACCCCCAGTTCCACGGCACGATGAACCACCAGATCGTCTATCAGATCTACTACTCCTTCGTGGCGCGGGGCTTCTCGGTGCTCCGCTTCAATTTCCGCGGCGTCGGCCGCAGCCAGGGGTCGTTCGACCACGGCGTCGGGGAACTGTCGGACGCCGCTGCGGCGCTGGACTGGGCCCAGACCATCAATCCGGAGGCACGGGCCTGCTGGGTCGCCGGTGTGGCCTTCGGCGCCTGGATCGGCATGCAACTGCTGATGCGTCGCCCGGAGGTTGAAGGCTTCATCTCGATCGCGCCGCCGGCCAATCTCTACGACTTTTCCTTCCTCGCGCCCTGCCCCTCATCGGGCCTGATCGTCCACGGCGACAAGGACATCGTGGTGCCGCAGAAGGACGTCAACACCCTGGTCGACAAGCTGAAGACCCAGAAGGGCATCGTCATCGACCATCAGGTCATTCCCGGCGCCAACCATTTCTTCGACGGCAAGCTCGAGCCGCTGATGGAATCGGTAACGTCCTATCTCGACATGCGTCTCGCCAACGTGCGGTGA
- a CDS encoding anhydro-N-acetylmuramic acid kinase has translation MVMTAIGMMSGTSLDGVDIALIETDGIRVTGFGPSGYRPYTAQERALLRHALGEAIALQSRDERPGVLAEAEAAVTRAHAEAVAAFIAQHGIARESVDVIGFHGQTVLHRPERRMTVQIGDGLALARAVHIPVMHDFRAADVAAGGQGAPFVPVYHRALTGGLDCAGPIVVVNIGGVSNITYIDGEDTLIACDTGPGNALLDDYVFRVTGQPFDQDGRLASQGDADTDWVERALGHPFFALPPPKSLDRNQFAALALPEMSVRNGAATLTAFTAGAIARIIPHLPKEPRAWIIAGGGARNLAMMRMLRHRLAPASVEAADALGWAGDTIEAQAFAFLAARSLRGLPLSYPATTGVPRPMTGGVMARP, from the coding sequence ATGGTGATGACCGCAATTGGCATGATGAGCGGGACCTCGCTGGACGGGGTCGATATTGCCCTGATCGAGACCGACGGGATCAGGGTGACCGGTTTCGGCCCCTCCGGCTATCGGCCCTATACCGCCCAGGAGCGCGCCCTGCTGCGCCACGCCCTGGGGGAAGCCATCGCGCTGCAATCCCGCGACGAGCGTCCCGGCGTGCTGGCGGAGGCCGAAGCGGCCGTGACCCGCGCCCATGCGGAAGCGGTTGCGGCCTTCATCGCCCAGCACGGCATCGCCCGCGAGTCGGTCGACGTCATCGGTTTTCACGGCCAGACCGTGCTGCACCGGCCCGAGCGCCGGATGACCGTGCAGATCGGCGACGGTCTGGCCCTGGCCCGGGCCGTGCATATTCCCGTGATGCATGATTTTCGCGCCGCCGACGTCGCTGCCGGCGGACAGGGCGCCCCGTTCGTGCCGGTCTATCACCGCGCTCTGACCGGTGGCCTCGACTGCGCCGGGCCGATCGTGGTGGTCAATATCGGCGGCGTCTCGAACATCACCTATATCGACGGCGAGGACACGCTGATCGCCTGCGACACCGGCCCGGGCAACGCGCTGCTCGATGACTACGTCTTCCGCGTCACCGGACAGCCGTTCGACCAGGACGGGCGCCTCGCGAGCCAGGGCGATGCCGATACGGACTGGGTCGAGCGGGCGCTCGGCCATCCGTTCTTCGCGCTGCCGCCGCCGAAATCGCTCGATCGCAACCAGTTCGCCGCGCTCGCGCTGCCTGAGATGTCGGTGCGGAACGGCGCCGCGACCCTGACCGCCTTCACCGCCGGGGCGATCGCTCGGATCATCCCGCATCTGCCCAAAGAGCCGCGGGCCTGGATCATCGCCGGCGGCGGCGCCCGCAACCTGGCTATGATGCGGATGCTGCGCCACCGATTGGCGCCGGCCTCGGTGGAAGCCGCCGACGCGCTCGGCTGGGCCGGCGATACCATCGAGGCGCAGGCCTTCGCCTTCCTCGCCGCGCGCAGCCTGCGTGGCCTGCCGCTGAGTTATCCGGCGACGACCGGCGTGCCGCGGCCGATGACCGGCGGGGTGATGGCGAGGCCGTGA
- the tyrS gene encoding tyrosine--tRNA ligase, translating to MAAFKSDFLHVLQSRGFIHQVSDAEALDALAAKGPITGYIGYDATASSLHVGHLLPIMMLHWMQQTGHRPVALMGGGTTRVGDPSGKDESRKILSRDDIAYNLSCIRTVFDRFLRFGEGPTNALMLNNDDWLAPLNYIDFLREVGRHFSVNRMLSFDSVKLRLERQHELSFLEFNYMILQAYDFVELHKRTGCVLQMGGSDQWGNIVNGIDLGRRMANAQLFALTAPLLTTASGAKMGKTAAGAVWLSADKLSVYDYWQFWRNTEDDDVERFLKLFTTLPLDEVAKLGALRGQEINEAKKVLATAATALVHGREAADGAAETARRTFEEGAIAATLPTLDIPRTELAAGVGVLTLFVRAGLVASNGEARRQIKGGGLRLNDEPISDEKLVVNASHLTAEDVVKLSFGRKKHMLLKPV from the coding sequence ATGGCCGCTTTCAAATCGGACTTCCTCCACGTCCTCCAGAGCCGTGGCTTCATCCACCAGGTTTCGGACGCCGAGGCCCTGGACGCGCTCGCCGCGAAGGGACCGATCACCGGCTATATCGGCTATGACGCCACCGCCTCATCGCTTCATGTCGGTCATTTGCTCCCGATCATGATGCTGCACTGGATGCAGCAGACCGGCCACCGCCCGGTTGCCCTGATGGGCGGCGGCACCACCCGGGTCGGCGATCCGTCGGGCAAGGACGAGAGCCGCAAGATCCTCAGCCGCGACGATATCGCCTACAACCTGAGCTGCATCCGCACGGTGTTCGATCGCTTCCTCCGCTTCGGCGAGGGGCCGACCAACGCCCTGATGCTGAACAACGACGACTGGCTGGCGCCGCTCAATTACATCGATTTCCTGCGCGAGGTCGGCCGCCACTTCTCGGTCAACCGCATGCTGTCCTTCGACAGCGTCAAGCTGCGGCTGGAACGCCAGCACGAACTGTCGTTCCTCGAATTCAACTACATGATCCTGCAGGCCTACGACTTCGTCGAACTCCACAAGCGGACCGGCTGCGTGCTGCAGATGGGCGGCTCCGACCAGTGGGGCAACATCGTCAACGGGATCGACCTCGGCCGCCGCATGGCCAATGCCCAGCTGTTCGCGCTGACGGCGCCGCTGCTGACGACGGCGAGCGGCGCCAAGATGGGCAAGACCGCCGCCGGCGCGGTCTGGCTGAGCGCCGACAAGCTCAGCGTCTATGACTACTGGCAGTTCTGGCGCAACACCGAGGACGACGACGTCGAGCGCTTCCTCAAGCTGTTCACCACGCTGCCGCTCGACGAGGTGGCGAAGCTCGGCGCCTTGCGCGGCCAGGAGATCAACGAGGCCAAGAAGGTGCTGGCGACGGCAGCGACCGCTCTGGTGCATGGCCGCGAGGCGGCGGACGGCGCCGCCGAAACTGCGCGGCGCACCTTCGAGGAAGGAGCCATCGCGGCCACCTTGCCGACGCTGGACATTCCGCGCACCGAACTCGCCGCCGGCGTCGGCGTGCTGACGCTGTTCGTGCGCGCCGGCCTCGTCGCCTCCAACGGCGAGGCGCGGCGCCAGATCAAGGGTGGCGGGCTGCGGCTCAACGACGAGCCGATCAGCGACGAGAAGCTGGTGGTGAATGCCTCCCACCTCACCGCGGAAGACGTCGTCAAGCTGTCCTTCGGCCGCAAGAAGCACATGCTGCTCAAGCCGGTGTAA